A segment of the Necator americanus strain Aroian chromosome IV, whole genome shotgun sequence genome:
GCGCCGCTACGTCTCCAGGGACGTCAATCCCTCGAACCACAACAACCACCACTACCACAGCTACAACTGCAGCAGCTTTGAGTAAGTACCAAAGAGTCCAGGCCATGAGAAGCTGTTATTCATTTGTTCAGCTCCTTGTATGACCTGTATGGCGTCTCAAGTATCGTTCGACAAGGCTAACGGTGATCCCGGAAGGATCGATTCAAGTTTTAGGTACAAACACCAGTTATGTTATAACCATGGATTGATAAAAATTGTCATgataaaaattttcctcagactGGAAATGCCTGATCCAGCAACAGGTTGTTTACGACTGACCGCTATTTGTACTGCGCAAGTGGGATTAATTGCGTTTATGGAATTCAACGTCGTCGAAGGTGGTCCAGCGGAGAATCAGAATATGGGACAGGTTTGCCATAAATTAACCAAGTTCTGAGGTAATTTATAGCAGAAAAGTCGACTACTCATTCTTGTATTGTTTTCCTGTTCTATAACTGAAAATATTAACTGAAACTAAAACACAACACTGAAACAACTTCTCGAACACCGATATAGTGAACCAGAACAAATTTGAGTATTTGATTTGATGACTGCGGATTTCCAATCATTTTTAGACGAAAAAGGTTTTACCAATTAAGGCCACATCACTTAATCTCTCTTGAATACAGCTAAGTAAACGATGCTGTAAGGCTGTAGTGTAACGGAAGTTCGATTTTCCTTAGTCGGTGcagaaaatttattcaaaaatcgaACTCAACACTGTAGTCGAGTTGTTTCTTCTTGTGGAAAGATGGTTTATGTGTTTTGTTAGAGCGTAATGGGTCCAGTAGCGACATTATCTATATATTCTTCAGTTTTCGTTCAGATCGTTGAAGCATTGCTAGAGTGCATGAACGGAGCATGGTTCTATCGAGGGATCCGGCAAGTGAATTCAGTGCAATGTACAGAGGCTCCATTCTAATTGATCTCAAATTTTTATGTGTAATCAATAAGCTGATAGTTGTTTATTACGTGATCGATATGTATGAGATTCAATTCCCTTTTCTGCTACTTCCACTTGCATGTGTAACGTACTTCTTGCCACCTTTGTTGTAATAGCTCTCGTTGTAGAAACTGCAATGTTTGATTGCATTCTGCTTCGCTCCTGTGatgtttttctgctatttgctgaaaaattaataagtCCACTCACCGTATCCACAAAAGAAAGTACGTAAAAAGCATGAAGAAACCGATCGAGCATCCTCTAAACGAAACTGCATACGAGTTCTTGCTTGTAATCGAAAGAAAACCGACGTGTATTTGCGTGGCCATGCCGACAATGAACTGAAAGGATATCAACATCAGAAGTAAACAAACCATGatccatttcaatttttcttcaatcttcATGGTCTGgcgtgtttatttgtttttaaggTACGACCTTGGCAACAGAAATAATTAGTGGATACCTTGAAGCTAAATAACAagatttcttcaaatgatACTTTAGGAGCGTAAGCAGGGTGCCTtgagccgaaaaaaaataattttgtgtcGTCTCTCGTCCCGTCCGCACACTAGTCACAGAACTGGCTGACAAATGTGCAGTTCACTCTTCTGTCAATAATGAGTTTTCTGCTGTTGTGTGATAGCAACAGTGCTCATTCATGTGTATCGCTGCGTTGAGTTTTGAGTTTTCCGTTTTGCGTGGGTGCAAAATGGACCTTGAAGGCAGcgttcagagaagaaaatttggttTAAGCTCAATTTTTTCGGTCCTGTCCAGCATTCGCACATTGTTTGCAAGTATCGCGGCAAAATGCAGAAACACCCTGTAGAAGAGGTTTAGAAATCAGAGAGATCAGGACCAATATGACCAGTTCACCCGATGTGACAACCCTTTACGGTCACACTTGTAGTGAGATGGAAGCACATAACGTGGTCTATGGTGAAAAAATTGTGTCAAAATTAAACAACTCTCAACAATTGTGAAATTGTGTCAAAAAAACAACTCTCAATAACCTTGTGAGTTATCTTATCCACTTTCTGCGATTTTATCTCATCATTCGCTAATTCGGATGTAAAAATTTGCATCGTCAGGGAAACTGATCATTCTGATGCTAGTGTTTCATTTTAATTCCACCCTGGATTTGTAGTTTCGTTTTTCGCCTGTTCTACCTGCAAAAAATGTCT
Coding sequences within it:
- a CDS encoding hypothetical protein (NECATOR_CHRIV.G15332.T1), which translates into the protein MRILPQLFALLSVLPLILSCAATSPGTSIPRTTTTTTTTATTAAALTPCMTCMASQVSFDKANGDPGRIDSSFRLEMPDPATGCLRLTAICTAQVGLIAFMEFNVVEGGPAENQNMGQIVEALLECMNGAWFYRGIRQVNSVQCTEAPF